ttgcttaaaatgctccttataatctggtgcaccttatgtatgaaaatagaccagacaaCAGACGTTCACTGATATTGCGCTTTATAATccgaaaaatatattaatattctaTGAGAAATGGATAAAtgcatgtggtcctaaattgctcttatatttattattacatcaATACATGTTAAGTTTTCTCACAGGAATATTTGCTTTTCTTCTCGTAGGATCTGTTCAAGTCATTTGCACGATTCCTCTCTCATCTGCTCGTAGAAGAAAAAGCCAAAGACAGAGTGAAAGGTAAGAAATTAATAAGCTTTTAAGCAGCAGCAATTAActtatgtttgttttaaaatcatgtaatattacattttaatgtcagtccacatgcttctttcactttcagtgacagttgttttatgtttttagcttgtccagaaatgcatgtgtaaattgAGTCCTTTAGGGGTGACTCAAAAGTCCCCGATTTTAATTGTAATACTAatgaattacattatatttttactATTACTAATGcttaatgtacagtaccagtagtcaaaagtttggacacaatttcttattcagtgtttttctgagtaaataaatactaaagtcttccaggctatgaaggaacacataaggaatcatgtagtaacttaaaaacagtgttaaacaaaccataatactctgtgaagaagcatttagggtgctcttatctgaggagctgttaatTTGCaggggtcctgatgagagccagtttcgtcataacgtttttgatggtcttttttatgactgcacttaaggatacacACATAGGTCTATGAACAGTAACAGATATATTTAAGGATGGAATATTCATGTAATATAGGgaaataatagaaatatataaCCTGGaaagcaaattattattattttttaaaaatacttacaGCTGCGAAGCTGTATGATATATTCAAGCATAAATGTTAAACCTCACATTATTTGCTGGATTATATACATTTAACCAAAGGAAATCTGAAAGCATCTGAGTTTTATAGAATGGAAATAAAAATGAGAAGTGATGAGGAGAACAGTTTAAAAATAATACTTTGGCAAAGAGATTTGGGATCTGAAATAGAAAGTGAATTTTGGTCAAAGATCTTATCAAGTTCAGAAAGTTATATTccctatatatattatatatagggaGTCCAGGGGTAAACTTGCCCAATAGAAAatctgtaaaatatgtaattttagaaataaagaatttatattttatatccatTCAAGGTTCATACGGttaaaaaaaacctggaaaagtcgtggaatttgaaaatagcaattttccaggcttggataagttttggaaaaataaaaatacccagaaggtTTAGGAAAAGTCCTGGAAATTTGgcctacaaatctttgtgtttctgtttatcgatggagaaaatctattttaagctaaaaaaaaattaaaaatcagtaatttaacacacattttattattaaacgtTGTGTGTCAACATCATCATATTCATTTTAGGTGTACTTTAATCaatttttaatatagtttaagTTGATTTGTTTGGTTTTATTGACTTATGTTtgtttgcactgatgttttaaaaatcgtgtgGTCATAAGATAAAACAATGGAAAttcattggttaaaaagtgtatgaaccctgtctaTTAAAGTGTTCTGCCCAGCTCTGTTACTTCttctaataataatcataataatttgtATAAACATTTAAGTTTTATGAACAGTTTATTAATATGAGAGATATTATTGAGATCATTTTCTTTATATTATGAattgaaatatgtatttttttctgtttatccaCAGTAAAAATGGAGGCGAAAGGTTTGATTAAGCGTTTCTTCAGCAGCGTTCAGCGCTGTGAGAACGAGGCGGACTGGAAGTGCCTGCAGAAAGCGACCAGCACTAAAACCAGCTTAGCAGCAGCAGATAGAACTacagcacaacagcagcagcaggaggaagagAGATAGGGCTTATCTGTATCCTCTCCAGACCTTCTTATTGGTCCTTATTACAGCCATAACCCCGCCCCCTTCTCAGGGATACTGTACTGCTGTACGCAGATCAGACACGGCTGCAAACCTGAAGGAAACGTGTGTCTGAGTGAAACTGACGCTAGGCTGCTTCCACTGGTGCACTTTAACGCCTGAATAACTGAagttttaaaccctttaaacccgTACACACTGTGATGTAGCTTCGTTTTTAGCTGCTGCgtatttctctgtttgttttagaacatatattttgtctttgttttacGCTGCATGGATTTTTTTCGTTCTCAGATCCCTatgaaatgtgtaaaaaaaaaaaaacaatgccatGGACGGTTATGGAAATGGAATTAAATAATAAGGTACATTatttgaaataaagtaaaaactgaCTGAAAGGAGTATCcataatttttacatttcatttgtaaattaagggagcagagtctggaagaagagtggagagacacacagtccaaactgctcgaggtctagtgtgaagtttccaccaatcagtgatggagaCATGagagacatctgctggtgttgatccactgtgttttattatttattaagtctaaagtgAATGCAGTTTtgatttcccacaaaatcttacagcacttcatatcttacagcttccgtCTGCTGagaaaaacttttatggagatgtggatttcattttccagcaggatttggcacactgcacacattgccaaaagtatcagtaggtcttatataatattctaattttctgagacactgatttttgggtttgttCGCAATATTCACATGACACTACAGAGTGAGTGTTAATACTGATTAGTAAAAAGTGAAACATTTGCAATGTTTAGATGATGTCCTATGAACAAACCAATCAGAATTGTTACTTTTTGGGCAAAACAAGTTTCATTATAACTGACATAGACTAATTCTGAACTAATTCTACATTCAACAATTAAAGAACATCATAccagcttttaaacatggtggtggttgtaCCAAAGTGTGGGGATTTTGCTGCTTCATTATATCAGTTCTGTTCTGCAGCTAAGAGTTCTTCAATAGACTACTACTAAAGTCAAGTGTTGCCTTGCAGATGGCTTTGGAACGCCCAAACCTCTatatgctgtgaggtgttatcctatGTACGAGGCTAAACACTGACCACtgtgctcatagcaaggtgaAGTGATTTATGATCATGTTTTGtgaggaaaaacagaaaaaaatcatcTTTATTAATGTCCAATTTATTAATTTCCCATCAATAATGCTTAAAAAAAGGATGAACAAAAGGATCAAAGAGCACCAATAAGTATCTATATGAGTTTATTCTGATTTGTTATTCACAGAAAGTGCATTTTCATGGCAGGAGTACAGATTTCACAGATCACATACATTTAtaggtacatatatatatatatatatatatatctatgaaAGTGCAGAATGGACAGCCTTGCTGAGTAGATTGCCTTTCTAATAAGGTGCAAACATGTGCTGCCTTCAAGTCCACGACGGAATTTCACTCTTAATTTcgtttaattctgtttttatgttgtttttttagagGCCAAGTATATTTACAGCTACTGAAAAGGAAGCATTAGGTGAAtctatagagtaccagtcaaaagtttggacacaagaaacacataagaaatcatgtagtaaatttaaaactgatcatcaaaccaaaatTCTTGcggttaacttgtagtttctgaggctggaaactcttatgaacttatcctgtacaacaaggtggccctgatgagtgccagtttcatcattataatgtttttgatggtctttttcgccactgcacttgaggatactttcaaatttcttgaaattGACCTTtactctttatttagttgagtagttcttgcgtctcataatctggattagaacattactcaaataatgtaactctacctcttctacctactttacaactgatgctctcaaacctttacattaagagacaagaaattaaaacgtagctaattaactcttgatgagttcagcacagctgttaactgaaagcctgagttcCTGGTGACACTACCTTATAAAGCTGTCTAATATATGAAtcgaaactaaaaaaaaaaacatgtttttcttcgTAGTTTGGATGACCTTAGTATGAATCTTGTAAATATGGCATTCCTGAAATGACgtgacttgaaggcagcattaaaTAGTAcaacagaagcagcagcagcaacagcaaacagaCTCTACAGACTTTAGATAACTGTTTTAACTTTtcgtcgttttttttttaaagctacaggTTGGTCGTTGGTTCACTAAGAGTGGACTTGGTTAGCCAGTGGTTTTGCTAATAATATCAGGGGGTGGGCATTTCACAAAACAGGATTTCGGTTATGCAAAAAAGGCAAAATGTCAAGACCAGTGCACGAAGAACTGTAATGGAAACTACAGATGGACAGCCCTCACGTTTGGCCCAAGTTCGCCACGTTTTCGGACTTTTCTAACGCCCTGTTTTGTGAAACCACGCCTCCCAGGAGTGCTGTTGGGTTTAGAGTGGGGTTTAGACCCTTCACCCCCACAGGCACATTCCCACCGGGCACATGCAGCGGCTGCGCTCCACCGGCGACCGGATCACCAGGTCTTTGACGATCTCCACCGTGCCGAAGAGCGGGAACAGCTTCTCGTTGAAGCTCTCGTTGTACGTGAAGATGTGCGCGCGCTTCTCCGCGTCGTAGAAGGACAGCTGGCCGTGGTCGAAGTCCAGGTGGACGCCCACCCTGCGGGGGATGAGGTCGGGGGGCAGGGCGGTGAAGGGCACGGTCAGGGCCTTGAGCTCGGTACCTCTCTCCAGGCGCAGGGTCAGGTAGCCGGTGTGCGTGTTGAGGGATTTGAATCCCTTACGCAGCGCCGACTCTTTGGCCACGCCCAGACGCCAGTCCATCTCGCCCACGTCCACCTCCCAGTAGTGGCGGCCTGAGCTGAAGCCCTCCATGCCCACGGCGCACCACCACCCGTCGAAGCGCTGGTGGATGTTGGGCACGTCTTTGCGCTCGAAGCCGCAGCGCATTCGCTTCTCGTCATCCGAGATCAGCAGGTCCGGGTTGGCCGTGTCCAGGTCAAGGGTTACCTCCACTGTATAAGAGTAACAGGTTTTGAGACCCATGTTGTTCTGATCTTTTCAttctttataaaattaaaaatatatccgCTTTGATTCATAAGTTGAGAACTTACCCACAGCATCAGAGATCCAGTCCCAcactatagaaaaaaaatagagaaaaggttaaaaaaaatctgatgtttagtttaggctgttcacacaacTACtcttaatgtgacccatatctgacatccTACACATGCTACATGACAGAGtaatgcttcacgttaagtttcccTTTAATCCAAACCAGAATCTCAACAGCTGCAGATGAGTTCAGATTGCAGCAAAGCTTATCACACTTATGACACTGTAGGTTAAGTTTTAATATTAATTGGTAGAATAAATTGGAAAATACACTGTACACTGGACAATTCTGCATTTAACAATTAAGGAAAATCACaccagctttcaaacatggtggtggttgtaccacagtgtgttatttttttatattttgaagaaACCTTGACTATGCATGacagagcagtgcttcacgttaagtttctcTTTAATCCAAACCAGAATCTCAAGAGCTGTGGGAGCTGACTTCTGATGGCAGCTGAGCTTATTATCAAAATTGGGATACTGAGTTTTAATATTAATTGGTAAAAAAAAGTTCTGTACTCATTAATCAATTAAAGAACTTCATACCAGCTTTCAAACTTGGTGGTGGTTGTACAACAGTATGatgatttttatgttttaggATCTGGACAACTATTTTGAAGAAACCTTTACTATGCACCacagagcaatgcttcatgttaagtttcactttaattctTTTCAGAATCTGAAGAGCTGTGAATGAATGAGTTCAGATTGCATCTGAGCTTGTCAAACTTAGGATATTGAGTTTTAATATtaattggtgaaaaaaaaaaaaagaaataggaaAATCAGCAACCTTCAGTTCTGTACACTGTCATGAATAATTGCTGtgattcatatacagctctggaaaaaaataagagatcacttcagtttctgaatcattttctctgattttactatttataggtttatgtttgagtaaaatgaacattgttgttttattctataaactacagacaacatttctcccaaattccacacaaaaatattttagtaatttagagcatttatttggagaaaatgagaaatggctgaaataacaaaaaagacgcagagctttcagacctcaaaataaAGGCTGGTATCAATATGATTTTTCTGACTTACCAGTGTGGGGAATGTAGGGAGTAGCACCTACAAGTGGAAAAGAGGGGAAACATTAAGAATCAACCAGTCTGATCAAAATATGTGAGGATGTTATAAAAATGTTGAGAGTATATGTACTCTTAAGTAAAGTATAGATTCATTGATTTTCTAAACTTTTCTGTGTGTAGATGCTGATTTAAAACTTACCAGTTTTCTGACTCTTCTGCTTCCAAATGAGCCACTGCTTGGGAATGTTcccctgaaacaaaaaaaataactttagttGGAATctggttggtgtggtgtagtggataacaccactgcctgacAGTGAGCTACCATGTAGGAGACTGGAGTTcagttcctggtctgggtgactgaatgctgcgcttcaccaataagagtccctgggcaagactcttaacactacattggccagactctgtaataggaataaccttgtaagtcactttggataagagcttcagctaaatgctgtaaatgtaaatctgTTATGTGATGCCTCCAGTTTCATTGCATGGAAACAGCATATGTTATAGATGAAGtagattatatacagctctggaaaaaaagaggtttttaatttggtaaaatcaacgaaaTTAATcgttttaagtggtcccttatttttatttttaacttgtaAGTATATAATAGTGCTGTCCAGGTTCTCTAAGATCATTCTGTCCAGTACCACACATTAAAAGTGACTGTTTATGATCACTGGATCACACTGGATGAACAGCTTTTGGCCATATAGTGTAGCTGTACCTTGTCCAGCTCTTTAGCCAGTAATGTCCAGAAGATCAGCTCCATGGCAGGCTGCAGCGTGGGCATGCGTCCTCGCCTCCAGTTCTTCTCCAGATCatccagcaccaccaccacctgcTCACCCGGCCACACACTttgctgaggagagagagagagaatttagcCACAGTAAATCTCATTAGCACACATCaatttttttacatactgtatctttgagaatataaggtgcacttaaaatcctttcattttccaaaaaatggATAGTgggtcttataatccagtgcatattgtgtatgaattctaccagtcagttatTAAGGAGCGGTAAAGTTGCTCTGTTGAAGTACATCTtttgttataagggtgagttttttttattttttttagtgaagtttctccatcactaaggctgggtgcagcagcattagcaatagccactcaatgcagcgctagctctttctccattcagaggagaatatatcggactgtagtctgcatgtttatcgtgttgaaacaagctacatggagTGAACCCGCTAGCTGACATTTCCCtgtgttaccagaacactcagggttccccagTCGTTTACATCCCGCTAGAGCTGCAGCTAGTGGCTGTATATAGCTGTATATCTCCTATTACTAATGATGCCACAAGAAGAGTGAAGtctaacacacgcctcctccgatacatgtgaagtcagactccgcctctttttgaactcctGCCGATGCTGCAttaccgaatagcatcacagcgctaacactcggaggaaagcacagcgacacggttctgatacatcagctcacagacgcagccttgtgctgatcaacatcaccctaggagtgatgaggggaaagagcgccatctactgtacccacccagagagagcaaggccaattgtgctctctcagggctctggcagctgatggcaagctgcatcttTTTCAAGATCATAGGATGTGTTTTtatacatggttgtttaacagaTGAAAACAACTCactgcaaaatataatattttatatatatatatcgtgttAAAATGGTGTATTTGTGTTTTACCTCTGGTTGGGCTCTCAGGTCTTTGAGCCAGTTGAGGATGAGCACTTTGGCACTCTCAATATCCTGCTCATTGGTCAGACTCAGCTCCTTCCAGTCACTCTTCTCGGGCCAACCATCAGTCTGCATGGGCCTCTTCTGCAGTGAGAACATTACTAACCTTTAATTTCATTTATAACACTTTcctttatttatacattatatctATAATCACACTTtgtcactgaccatcagtaaattttacatttcatttaaagtaaatcaagggagcagagtctggaggaagagtggagagacacacagtccaaactgctcgaggtctagtgtgaagtttccaccaatcagtgatggtttggagagacatgtcatctgctgctgttgatccactgtgttttattatcaagtctaaagtcagtgcagttttgttttcccacaaaatcttacagcacttcatgcttccctctgctgactataacttttatagagatgaggatttcattttccagcaggacttggcacactgcccacactgccaaaagtaccaattggtcttatatgtaatattctaattttcatcaCCAATAAAAGAAACgaacacttaaaacagatcactctgtgtgtaatatacctatataatgagtttcacatttttaactgaattactgaaataaagtaacttttcaatgatattcacattttttgaggtgcgctagtatatttaaatatgagCGATTTCAAAAGATAGCACATTTTGTCTAAACCTTAAAATACACTCaaaatagattaaagtgaataaaacttaaatatacagctctagaaaaaaataagagtccacttgagtttctgaatcagtttctctgattttgctatttataggtttatgtttgagtaaaatgaacattgttgttttattctataaactacagacaacatttctccaaaattccaaatacaaatattctcatttagatgaaatggctgaaataataaaaaagatagagGAATActgcaagaaaacaagttcatatttataaagttgtaagagtttagaaatcaatatttggtggttaaatcacagttttttattcatttggcatcatgttctcctccaccagtcttacacactgcttttggataactttatgctgctttactcctggtacagaaattcaagcagttcagtttaaaatcaaagaaactcataatttttaagtgctctctttatttagttcatttgtttGCAATAACTGCATTAAGCCTGttacccactgacatcactaaacttTTAATTCTTGTTTTATGATGCTCATACATATTATATGCTGTAGGAAAAGAAACAGATGCTAAACGGCCACAGTTCCACAATAGAAAatgtaatttagaataattctGTGTGTAGAGTGTACTGTACCTTGCTCTCCAGCATGGAGGCCCACTCCAGTATGAAAGCCCTGCAGGTGAGTGTGGGCCAGACATCCTCACAGCTGGTGATGTTCTCCAGAACCTCAGACCTCTGAATCCAGCAAATCACAGGAAAATAATAatgagttttatttttaaatagatcATACTCTGACATATTAAAtgtgtacagtaccagttaaaatttTGGACactttaaattctgtgttttttcattatttttaaaacgttctgaactgtagattaactctaaACTCATCTAAACTCtgatggctggattttctcagtcagttttatgaggtagagtcatctggaattcaggctttcagttaacagctgtgctgaactcatcaagagttaatcactttaagaaaagcaaaaaataaaatactttatgaaATAAAGGTCACACAATCCGAAAGTCAAAAGTGCGTTCACAAAAAAGTAATGATGATGgaagtggcactcatcaggaccagcccaggaaaagaagagcaagagaacataattccttatgtgttacgtcatagtctggatgacttcagtattcatttacaatgcaggaaaaaaaaattaaaaataaaaatttaatggGAATTTTATGTCTAAATATTGGGCAGTACTCTATATCAGTATCCTGTGCAgtatttttaatcactgtttttttaacactgtaaccAGTCTGACTTTAGCAAGGTAAATTAATCATTATCAGTCCCTCAGGGCTACAGCTAGGGAGCATCCACACCTgtgtaggttgtgaggtgttatcttgtgagtgaagctgaaCATTGACCAGTGTGCTCGTGGCAAGGCAAAATGAATGATAGGAGTCAAATTTCAAATTTAAGGCTTTTTAAGACAGTTTTAGGACCTTAATAAATAtcatttaagacccaaaaatttAGTTATAATTTATTTGATAGAGtcaaaatgtaacattttccatttgttatcatttttttcattttgttccatAATGATGCAGAACAGAGTCAAAAAAACATATGTAAgttgcattatttataatattactaCTAACACCAttgctacttctactactactactactactaataataataataataataataatactaaaataattataCTGAAAAACATTCTTCATGTATCTTCTCTATAAATAATTATCAGTGTCCATTTATCAATATCTGATTAGGTCATATCTTTAAAAGTGGTGCACTATAACATAAAAACCTACATGTTAGCATGTTCGCTAGCTccctgctaaccttagttttctccccagtaaacCCTGAATTCCCATTTGTGTAGTTGTGAGGGTATTATGGGTTACTCTACAAGCTCACGACAACCATAATAAGCCTAtatgtatgctatataatgcataataaacattcataatgcattatgaatacaggattcatgGGAAATGTTaccataatttaattttaagccaTGAATGAaaattttaataatgtaaaaagttgtctgaatgtaaaaaaggaaaagaagaataACTGATTCCTCCGAATAGAGATAAATGGTCAATATAAAaagatatttatatgtattaactATATTACAGTAACATTGTCAGGTTTGTACCAGGAATACTTCAGCATAAAAGCATAAAAGCCAGATACTGCCAGTCACCaaccactgcgctgtccactgtgggtggtaatgattgtgaacggcggcatctggctagaagtgTCCATGTAAAGTGACAAAAGAGACTGTGgtagaaaaaaacacacatattctACAGCTCTGTGCAGTGTTTTTGAGCtcccatgggacatggcaaaagtcatgggatgccaTAGCAGTCCAGTGACTTTGGCATGTTGGATCTTATTTATGGTGTATTATATAGTTATAGAGATGATTCATCATTGGTAGTTATTGTACCTGACAGACTCGGCTCAGGTCCTTGGCCAGGCTGACGATGAACTGCTGGCTCTCATCCAGAGGAACCTGCTTCTCATTCTGAGCCCTCCTGCGAGATTCCTGCTCACAGAAATTCAGCTCGTTTCAGCGTAAAAAAACACATATCAGGTGAAAAAAATGCAATTACTTTACAGTACGTAAGCATTAAAACAGCAgctgagagagacagatagagagatgtATTCTAGGGACAGCCGTCAAGGAGGACATTTAAAGGAgagctctggtgtaaaatggacttttgttgtagtaaaacatgataaaaagttcttatctttgatgaatagcacatctccgttctcccacagcgttcagagatccagaaattttaacagtttacccaaacacccttcagactgggtgatacggggcttaatttaccctgataaatcactttttccaccgttatccagctcaaagtagctccacacctccttgctagaatccggagagccctgacatttaaaacgaggcattaataacttaaaaagtgcagaagaagcttattaaaaaccactatttacatcttataatgctaccagcttcagctccgagtgccgccattactgtactgataatgacatagacatatatatacatagactacgcatagcctgcctcctggcgtagcagccgtctatgtaaatatgtttgtcatgtaaacagtagtttttaataagcttcttgtgcactttataAGTAATTAAtgtctggttttaaatgtcagggctctccagattctagcaaggaggtgtggagctactttgagctggataacggtgtaaaaaattATTATATGGGTAAATTCTGCCCCGTGtcactcagtctgaagggtgtt
The sequence above is drawn from the Astyanax mexicanus isolate ESR-SI-001 chromosome 19, AstMex3_surface, whole genome shotgun sequence genome and encodes:
- the si:ch211-120g10.1 gene encoding butyrophilin subfamily 1 member A1 translates to MMQCLQFLVEPAKNITVKLKESRRRAQNEKQVPLDESQQFIVSLAKDLSRVCQRSEVLENITSCEDVWPTLTCRAFILEWASMLESKKRPMQTDGWPEKSDWKELSLTNEQDIESAKVLILNWLKDLRAQPEQSVWPGEQVVVVLDDLEKNWRRGRMPTLQPAMELIFWTLLAKELDKGNIPKQWLIWKQKSQKTGATPYIPHTVWDWISDAVVEVTLDLDTANPDLLISDDEKRMRCGFERKDVPNIHQRFDGWWCAVGMEGFSSGRHYWEVDVGEMDWRLGVAKESALRKGFKSLNTHTGYLTLRLERGTELKALTVPFTALPPDLIPRRVGVHLDFDHGQLSFYDAEKRAHIFTYNESFNEKLFPLFGTVEIVKDLVIRSPVERSRCMCPVGMCLWG